The region CAGCTACGTCTACAACGCCGTCGCGCCGCGCCTGGGCCTCGCGGGCAATCCGAGCGTCGAGGCGTTCGTCCGCGCGGCCCGGACGCTGCTCGCCGGCGCGATCTCGACGGCGCTGCTGGCGGCGTGGGAGGCGATGTACTCGGCGGCGCAGGCGGGATCGTTCTCCCCGTGGGTGCTGGGGTCGGCGGCGGCCTCGGCGGGGGTCACCGCGCTGGTGGCGTTCGTGCACAACCTGCTCCGGCCGCGCGCCGTATCGTCGGCGGCCTGAACCGAGCGGCAGGCGTTCCGCCGCCCGTCGTGACAAGATGGAGACGCCTCGGGCTGTAGCCCGGTGGAAGTGGACCCGGCAGCTCTCCGGACGGTGGGTCGGCCGGGTTTCGCGCAACAGGATTTCAACCACCCCGGTTGACGCGCCACAGGCGCTGGGCCGAACTATTAACTCTGAGTTGATAGTTCGCCCGGGGAACACGAAGGCCCCGCCCTCTCCGGAGGACGGGGCCGTTCTCGTGTTGTGTGACGGATGTCATAGCAGTTCCAAAAACACGTATCAAATACACTATTAGCAATTCGTCGGCGGTTTCCCGGACGATATTCACATGAAAACGAGAATCATCAGGTGCAGTTACTGCCCCGAGTCCACGACCCTTCCCGCCGGCGACTGGAACGCCCAGCGCCACGACGCCAACACCTGGTTCGAGAGCCACGTCCAGGAAGCGCACGACGGCGACAACCAGATCTTCCCCGAGATCGACCCGAGTCCCCTGGACGACTGATCGCTGAACGCGATGGCCCCGCTCTCCGGACGGTGGGTCGGCCGGGTTTCGCGTAACAGGTCTTCAACCACCCCGGTTGATCTCGCCGCACGGCGCTGGGCTTCGGCCCTGGGGAAACACAAGGCCCCGGCCCTCTTCGGAGGGCCGGGGCCGTTCTCGTCGTGCTCGGAAGCCCGGCTAGGCCTCGGTGCGCCGGCCCCACATGTCCACGATCAGGTCAACACCGCGGGGTGTGGCGTACGCGACCGAGAAGGAGATGCCGTTCGCCGTCTCAATTTTCACGGCGAAGTGCCCCGATGACTGCAAAGGCCGGCGCGGCAGGTTCCTGGCGCCGCCACTGCGAGGCACCTCACGGCGGAACAGGTTGACCTCGACGAGCCAGCTCGTGAGCGTCTTCACATTGACCTGAAGGATGTCCGCGAGGCTCGTCATGCCGATCAGGCCGTCGGCGTTGCAGAACCGGTCCCACTTGGTGGCCTTCGGCCGGGTGACTTCGAGCTCCTTGTTGGCTGCCTGCTCGCGCTCCAGCGCGGCGAGGTACTTCCTCGCCATCTCCAGCTCGGTCATCGGCTTGGCCGTGGCGGCCTCGGCCTCGCGCGTCCGGATAGCGAAGTACGCCTGGGCGGAGGCGACCTGCGGCTTGTTCGGGTCGCCATTCATGGCGACGAGGTAGGCCGCGTAGCGGCTCAACCGGTAGTCGAGACGGTCCCGGCCCCCGGTTCCTTTTTCGGTGAGTGCCGAAAAAGCCTGTTCGGAGTAGGTGCCGGTGTTCTCGGACGAGCGGATCGCGCGTTCGATGATGCGGAGGAAGTCCTCCCACCGCTGGTAGCCCATGACCGCCTGGAGGTCGCGGGCAAGCCAGTACTCGTTGCCGTCCTCGTCCTCACGCCGGATGGCATCGAAGGGCGAACCCCCACCTCCACCGGGGGGCGGCGGGACCAGGGTGCTAATTTCGGACACGTCAATCCTCTCGCGCAGGGTTGGCCATGCCCCGGGACGGTCGACCTCCGTCGCCGGGGTTTTCTGAACGAACGTGTGTCCATGATGTCACGATCTCGTGACGGAGCGGTCCAATCGTCACACAGGCCACAAGGGCCCGGGTTTGGTCATCGAGAGGACCAGGGCTGGCGTGCGAGGGTGAGGCCGTACACCTTGCGCGCGCCAGCCTCCTTGAGCTTCCAGGCCACGGCGTTCAGGGTGTTGCCAGTGGTGAAGACGTCGTCGTACACCATGATCCGCAGGCCCTCCACCCGGTCAGGGTCGGGGACGCGCAGTGCGGCGCGCAGCTCGCTGCCGACCGCGTCCCGCTCCCACATGTTCGAGCCGCGCATCTTGCGGGTGGTCTGCGTCTTCTTGATCAGAGGTGGGGTGAGGACGAACGGCAGTCCCTGGTCATCCTGCTCCCGCGCCTGCTGGATTACCCACCCGACGTGATCCCGCCGCCGCTGCCCGTTGTGCTCCGTCCACATCCCGGGGGTGGGGATGATGGCGTCGACGGCATCCACGAGCTCGGGATGGTCGTACAGGAACCCGAGCACGATCCGCGCGTGGATCACCCCCCACCCCCGGACTCCCTGCTTCAACTCCCAAATGGTGCGTTCCAAAACGCCAGCCTTCACCCCGATGACGGCGGTGGACTCGAACGCCCGCTGCGGCGAATTGCACAGCCGGTTCACGCACTCGGCGCCGGGAGAGGGAAGCGACTGGTGGCAGATCGGGCAGCTGGCGTCGTCGGGGGGCTTCATCCGGGCGGACGCGCAGTCGTAGCATGTCGCGATCGGGCCCACGGTGACGTACGGGCAGCCGCGGCAGTTGCCGAATCCATTCGGCTCAGGGCGATCGGCGGGGTGGGGGGTGCCGGCCATAACTCCTATCCGAAGTCGAGGGCGAGCTGTTGCCTCCGGGCGTCGGCGGCATGGATCCTGCCGGGGTCGGCGAGGACACCGACCACGTCCTCCACATCTTCGACCATCAACGCGCCGCGCTTCTCTACGTAGCTCTGCGCCCAGGGCTGGTCGATGGTGAGGCTCCGCAGCAGGAAAACCTTCTTGCCGTGCTCGAGCGCGAGCCGGGCCTGCATCTTGGCCCCGCTGGTGCTCGATGCCTCGATCACGACAGTACCTTGTGCGATGCCTGACATCGTGACGTTTCGGCGCGGGAAGGTGTGCCTGGCGCCGTGCTGGTCGGGCCAGAACTGCGAGACGAGCGCGCCGTTCTGGGCGATCTGCTCGGCCACGGCGCGGTTCTCCGGCGGGTAGTACCGCAGAATGCCCGTGCCGATAACGGCGATCGTACGGCCGCCGGCCTCCAGGGCGGCGGTGTGGGCCGCGGTGTCGATGCCGCGGGCCAGGCCGGAGACGACCGTCACCCCGTGCGTGCACAGAAGGGCGGACATTCGTCGAGCACGGCGGACGCCAGCCTCGCTGGCCTCTCGCGTCCCGACGACCGCGACGCTGCGTAGATCGGCCTCGGTCAGGGTGCCGCGAACGAAGAGGAACGGCGGCAGGTTGTAGATCAGCCGTAGTGTGGGGGGGTAGTCGTCGTCGAGAACGGTGATCAGCCGGGCGTCTACGCTGGCAGCTTTCTCGACCTCGTCGTAGGCCGAGCGCAAATGTGCGTCGAGTTCGGCGTGATGGTCCTTGATCAGGGTGGCGGCGTTGACGGCCTCTGCTGAGACCTCGGCAGTCTCGCCCCGCCAGAGGCGCTCGATGCCATCTGGACGTTGTGTCTCACGGGCCAGCAAGTACCAGCTGACCCCTTTGATCTGGCAGAGCGCGAGAAGCCGCGCCTGCTGTTCAGTGATCCGCATCCTACTCTCCGGGTCCATGTTCGAATGCGTGTCTGATTGTTGTAGCAAATGTGACTGACTGACTCCATAGTCTCAGGCGCCACTTTCCGTCATCGCGTCGACATGCATTCTTAGCCGAGCTGCGACCATACGTATGCGGTTGATGTCGATGCCCTGGCGTACCAGATCCCGCCAGGATCGCGGCCCCGAGGCCCGCGCCGTGAGTCCTCGGGGCCGGTTCAGGTGGGCGGTCCCTTCTCGCGGGGGACAAGCAGGGACCGCCCGGGCCCGCCCACGCGCACGGGGGCAGCGCGACAGGGCGGGCTGATCAGGGGGCGGCCTCCCCGTATCACCCCCTCAGGTGGGAGAGGCCGCCCAGCCCCGCCGGCTGTGGTTGACCACGACCGGCGGGGCAGCTCAACGGATGCGGTGCGCGATCTCGTCCTGCACCGCCAGGGCCTGGGCGAGCCCTTCGGGGGTTTCCCGGGCCACGGTGGTCACCATCCCGGCGGCCAGCTGCGCCAGGGTCGGCGACCGGCGTCGGGTGGCCCACCACCGCACCACGCCGC is a window of Microbispora sp. NBC_01189 DNA encoding:
- a CDS encoding phage antirepressor KilAC domain-containing protein: MSEISTLVPPPPGGGGGSPFDAIRREDEDGNEYWLARDLQAVMGYQRWEDFLRIIERAIRSSENTGTYSEQAFSALTEKGTGGRDRLDYRLSRYAAYLVAMNGDPNKPQVASAQAYFAIRTREAEAATAKPMTELEMARKYLAALEREQAANKELEVTRPKATKWDRFCNADGLIGMTSLADILQVNVKTLTSWLVEVNLFRREVPRSGGARNLPRRPLQSSGHFAVKIETANGISFSVAYATPRGVDLIVDMWGRRTEA
- the dprA gene encoding DNA-processing protein DprA is translated as MRITEQQARLLALCQIKGVSWYLLARETQRPDGIERLWRGETAEVSAEAVNAATLIKDHHAELDAHLRSAYDEVEKAASVDARLITVLDDDYPPTLRLIYNLPPFLFVRGTLTEADLRSVAVVGTREASEAGVRRARRMSALLCTHGVTVVSGLARGIDTAAHTAALEAGGRTIAVIGTGILRYYPPENRAVAEQIAQNGALVSQFWPDQHGARHTFPRRNVTMSGIAQGTVVIEASSTSGAKMQARLALEHGKKVFLLRSLTIDQPWAQSYVEKRGALMVEDVEDVVGVLADPGRIHAADARRQQLALDFG